DNA from Desulfuromonas sp. AOP6:
TTCGATTCGTGACAGTGGCTTTATGATGAACGGAGGGTTCTTCATTTTTAAACAGGATATTTTCCGTTATCTCCATGAGGGAGAGGAGCTTGTGCTTGAGCCTTTCGAGCGATTGATCCAGGAAAAGCAGCTGATTTCTTATGTCCACAGAGGGTTTTGGGCCTGCATGGATACCTTCAAGGAAAAACAGAATCTGGATGAAATATATGCCAGAGGGGAGGCACCCTGGCAGGTGTGGTGCAATGGTGGGAGTCGTGGCTGTTAAGCGCTGAAACCTCAGGTAGGGATATGCTCACTGTAACGTTGAATAAAAAAGAAAACGAGCCGCTGAAAATACTGTGTCTCGGAGCCCACTGCGATGATATCGAAATCGGCTGCGGTGGAACACTGCTGCGAATGCTTCAGGAACATAGCGGCTGTCAGGTCTACTGGCTGGTGTTCAGTGGTAGCGCTGAGAGGGCTGTCGAGGGCCGTGAAAGTGCCCGTCGCTTTCTGCGGAAGGCAGCTTCCAGTCACATTGAGATCAAAGATTTCAGGGACGGTTTCTTCCCTTATGTCGGCGACCGGATCAAGGAGTGTTTCGAATACCTGAAACAGGAGTTTTCGCCCGATATTATTTTCACGCACAGTCGACGGGATTTACACCAGGATCATCGAAGTATTGCGGAGCTTACCTGGAACACCTTTCGGAACCACCTCATTCTTGAATATGAAATTCCCAAATATGACGCTGACCTGGGGGCGCCAAATGTTTTTGTTCCGCTGGACGACGCTGTTTGTCAGCAAAAGATAGAGTTTCTACTGGAATCTTTTCCTTCACAGAGAAATCGCTCCTGGTTTGAGGAAAAGACCTTCTGGTCCCTATTGCGGTTGCGCGGTCTTGAATCCAATGCCCCCTCCTGTTACGCGGAAGGGTTCTACGGTCGCAAGGTGATTCTTTAGCAAGTGCTTCAGAAAGAGGTGCGTATATGAAAAAGAGACACGTGACTCAATTGGGACAAAGATTTGCTGTCACCCTGTCGGCATTTTGGCGGCGCCCGGTGTTTCTGCTTATCCTCTTTCTGGTTTTGGTTCAGTCCGCGCCAGCCTGGTCCTTGGTTTCCGACGACTTTAACGCCAGTTCCCTCAATGGCAATTTATGGCAACTTGTCGACCCGATAGGAGATGCGACTGTCAGTCTGAGCGGGGCCGGCACAACCGATGCGCGATTGCAGTTCAGTGTCCCGGCCGGCCTGTCCCACGATGCCTGGACCGCCAACAGCGCTCCTCATTTGCTGCAGACCGTCGCCAATACCGATTTTGTCATCGAGGTCAAATTCGACTCTCCGGTAGCGAAAAAATATCAGGGGCAAGGGGTGTTGGTAAAGCAGGATACGAATAGCTGGTTGCGGTTTGATTTTTACAGCAATGGTTCGGGAACACGTATTTTTGCTGCAGCCAAAACAATTTCGGGCATGAGTGTCAAAGTCGACAAGGCCATAACTTCTGGGGCCCCCCTTTACATGCGGGTAGCCCGCAATCTCAATACCTGGACACAATCCTATTCCTACGATGGCATCAATTGGACCACGGCCATCACCTTCAGCCACACCTTGACTGTGGCTGCGGTTGGGCCTTTTGTTGGCAATTTTGCGACCTCTGGCGATGCCCCTGCCCATACGGCCCTGGTGGACTATGTTTTCAACGTCGCCAGCCCGATTGTACCTGAAGATGGTGGTGCTGAACCGACATTGTACTTCCTCGACGTTATGGTTATCGGTGGTGGCCAGGTGAGTCTCGATCCTCCCGACGGCAACTATGCTTCCGGTACTCAGGTGGAACTTATGGCCAGTGCCGATGCCGGCTGGTATTTCAGCGGATGGAGCGGGGATCTCACCGGTTTGGTGAATCCGGCTTCCCTGGTCATGGATAATAATCTCTTCGTTCAGGCCAACTTCCTCGCGGATACTTCGCCGCCGATTATCGGACCTGTCAGTGTCGTTGCAGGAAGCAATAACGCTGTGCTGTCCTGGGAGACAAGTGAACCCACAACCTGCCGGATTGACTACGGCCATACAGCCGATTACGGCCTGACTCAGGATTTGGCCCAGTCTGATACGACCCATCAGCTTACTCTTAGCGGGCTCAGCTCTTCCAGTACTTATCATTACAAGGTAACCGCCGTTGACGGGGCCGGTCTTTCGGCCAACAGCGGTGACCAGGTTTTTACTACCAGTGAAATCGTCGAAGACCCATTGGGACTGGTCTCAGATGATTTCAGCCAACCGCTTCTTAACGCCCTTTGGCGTCTGTACGATCCCTTGGGGGACGCCACTGTGGCTCTGGTCGGCAGTGGCAGCGCCGATGCCCGGCTTAGCTTTTCCGTGCCAGCGGGCCCCAGCCATGATCCCTGGGTGGTGGATACTGCGCCACGCCTGCTTCAGGACGTCAATAATACCGATTTCATAGTCGAACTTAAATTTGACTCGCCGGTGACCAGTAAGTATCAGGGCCAGGGTCTCATGGTTCAACAGGATGACAACACTTGGCTGCGCTTTGATTTCTTTAGTGATGGCAGCAAAACCTTGATTTTTGCCGCCAGCAAGACCAATGGGAAGATGAGTACCAAGATTAACAAGGGCATTACGCTGACCGACGCCCCCATGTATTTGCGGGTGACACGCAGTGGCGATCTGTGGACGGAAGACTATTCGCAGGATGGCATCAATTGGGTAACGGCCGGCAGTTTCAGCCATAGCCTGACCGTGACCTCTATGGGGCCTTTCGCCGGCAATTTTGCGACATCTGGCGATGCGCCGGCGCATACGGCCCTGGTCGACTATGTTTTCAGCGCCGCCAGCCCGATTGTGCCTGAAGACGGTGATGCCGAACCGACATTGTATCCCCTTGACATTAAAGTTGTCGGCGGTGGACAGGTGAGTCTGAATCCGCCAGACGGCAGCTATGTTTCTGGCACCCAGGTGGAACTTACGGCTAGTGCCGATTCCGGCTGGTATTTTTACGGCTGGGGCGGCGCCCTTACAGGTAATGCCAACCCGACGACCCTGGTCATGGATGGCGCCAAAGCAGTTGATGCCATTTTTCAAGCGCAGACGCAGCCACCCCAGATAAGCGCCATTGAGGTCAACCCGGGTGAGACCGAGGCGACGATCAGCTGGGTGACCGATTCCCCTGCCAGCAGCACCCTCGAGTACGGCGAAACAAGCGAACTCGGTGCCAGCGTCAGCGATCTATCCCTGGTCACCAACCATAGTCTGCACCTAACCGGCCTGACAAGCGGGATGCAATACTTCTATCGAGTGATCTCGGCCAATATGGCCGGTGAAACGCAGTCCAGTGTCCAGACATTCACCACTTTGCTGCCGGGAGCAGACCCGTCTGGAATCATTTCCGATGACTTCAATCAGCCGAACCTCAACCCGTCCCTCTGGATCCTTGTCGATCCTCTCCAGGATGCCACCGTGGCTATCGAAGGTTCTGGAAGCGGAAGTGCTCAACTGTTGTTTTCCATACCAGCCGGCGCGTCTCACGATCCTTGGACCGTCAATACAGCCCCGCGTCTGCTGCAAACGGCCAACGACACCGATTTCGAACTGGAAGCGAAGTTTGAAAGCCAGCCCCAACTACGTTACCAGGGGCAGGGACTGTTTATCGAACAGGACACCGACAACTGGCTGAGATTCGATATTTACCACGACGGCACCGCCACCCGCATCTTCGCCGCCAGTTGCTCAGCTGGGACCATGAGCACTCGCATCAACAAGGTTATAGCAGCCGGGTCTCCTCTGTACCTGCGAGTGACCCGAGCCGGTTCACAGTGGACGGAATCTTATTCCTACGACGGCATCACCTGGCTGACGGCGGGAAGTTTCAGCCACGTCTTGACTGTTCAGGCCGTCGGTCCTTTCGTCAACAACTACAGCACCACCAACAGCGCTCCGGCCTATACCGCCATCATCGATTATTTCTTCAATCGGGCCGCGCCGGTGGTGCCTGAAGACGGGGACACCATAGTTGACTCCCTGCCGCCTCTGATTCAGCAACTCGGCTACACGGTCAGCCCCAATGGGTTCGAGGTTTCCTGGTTTACGGATGAGCCGGCCACGGGGCAGGTGGAATATGGGCTCACCAGCTCTCTGGAAATGGACAGCCTGGGCCACTTCGACCTGACCACGGCACATAGCGTTCAGGTATCTGGTCTGCAAGCGGAAACCAATTACTATTTCCGAGCCAGCTCCAGCGATGGCAGCGGAAATCAGAGTTCTTCTGCCATCCAGAGCCTTCAAACGCCCGCTTCGAGTGGTTGGGCGCCCGTGATAGACGTCTGGTACGGTGATGAGCAGACTTTCGGCCAGGTCGGTACGCCGCAACCGATGGTCAATATACTGGGAAGCGTCACCGGCACTACCGATATCGTTTCGCTGACCTATTCCCTCAACGGTGGCGCGGAACTGCCCCTTACCGTCGGGCCTGACGGCTTGCGCCTGGTCGGCGAGGGGGACTTCAATATTGAGCTGGCCATCTCTTCGCTGCAACTTGGCGCCAATACCGTGCAAATCCGGGCGGTCGATTCCGCCGGCTATCAAAGCCAGCGCCAGGTTCAGGTCAATCTGGTGGGAGCAAACGAGTGGCCCTTGCCCTATGCCATCGATTGGACACAAGTATCTGATATCGAAAACGTGGCGCAGGTAGTTGACGGGCGTTGGATGGTTCAGGCCGATGGCGTGCGTACCACCCAGGTCGGTTACGACCGTCTGATCGCCATCGGCGATCTGGCCTGGCAGAACTATGAGGTGACCGTGCCCATTACCGTCCATTCGACCCAGTATGTGGGCTCCAACCCTCCGGCCGTTGGTCTTATTGTGCGTTGGATTGGCCACACGCCGGACGGCAAACAACCTGCGGAGCGCTGGTGGCCTCTCGGGGTGTTCGGCATGTATCGCTGGTATCTGACTAACCCGGGTTTGCGACTTTATGATTTTTCCTACCAGATTGTCGATCCCACGGGCCTGCAACTCCCTTTGGGGGTTCCCCACGTCTTCAAGTTGCGAGCCCGGACTCTGCCCGGCCCAGTCACCGAGTACAAGTTTAAGGTCTGGCCAGCCTCTCAGTCTGAACCCGAGGACTGGACTCTGGTGTATCAGGAAGGGTCGGGGGACACGCAAGCCGGTTCTTTCCTGCTGGTAGCCCATTTTGTTGATGTCACCTTTGGCAACGTGACGGTAGTGCCCGTATTCGATTGACAATCCTGTAACGGAGAAGGACGCGATATGCCACGAATCAGCATCGGCATGCCGGTATTCAACGGCGAAAAATACATCGCGGAAGCGATCGATTCGATTCTGGCGCAGACTTTCGCCGATTTCGAGCTGATCATCTCCGACAACGGTTCGAAGGACGGCACCCTGGATATCTGCAAGCGCTATGCTGCCAGAGATGCCCGCATCCGTTTAGAGCAACAGAAGGAAAATCGGGGTGCTGCGTGGAACTACAATCGGGTTTTCGCCCTGTCGGAAGGGGATTATTTCAAATGGTGCGCTCATGACGATGCCATCGCTCCATCATATCTTCAGCGTTGTCTGGATGTGCTGGATCAATATACGGAAGTTGTACTGTGCTACCCCCAAACTCAATTGATGAACGAACATGGTGGCGTCATCAATGTCTATCCCGATGGGCTGCACCTGAATAACGCCAATCCTGTGGAACGCCTGGCGCGTTATCTGTTTCGACAGGCGAAAAAGTGCAATCCGCTGCTGGGGCTTATACGCAGAAAAGCCTTGGCCCGCACCAGTCTGATCGGTAGCTACAATGCCTCCGACCAGGTTCTGCTCGCCCACCTTGCCCTTCTGGGAGAATTTCACGAAATCCCCGAACCGCTTATGTTCCGCCGTGACCATCCTGGTGCCTCTTTGCGAGCCAACCGTACGGCGGGGGCTGTGGCGGCCTGGTTCAATCCTAAGCAGAAAGGCCGGTTTTTGGTGCCGACCCTGCGCCATGGCTGGGAGTATCTGCGCTGCATTCGACAGGCGGATCTGCCTTTGACGCAGCAGATACAATGCGCA
Protein-coding regions in this window:
- a CDS encoding PIG-L deacetylase family protein, translated to MNKKENEPLKILCLGAHCDDIEIGCGGTLLRMLQEHSGCQVYWLVFSGSAERAVEGRESARRFLRKAASSHIEIKDFRDGFFPYVGDRIKECFEYLKQEFSPDIIFTHSRRDLHQDHRSIAELTWNTFRNHLILEYEIPKYDADLGAPNVFVPLDDAVCQQKIEFLLESFPSQRNRSWFEEKTFWSLLRLRGLESNAPSCYAEGFYGRKVIL
- a CDS encoding glycosyltransferase; translated protein: MPRISIGMPVFNGEKYIAEAIDSILAQTFADFELIISDNGSKDGTLDICKRYAARDARIRLEQQKENRGAAWNYNRVFALSEGDYFKWCAHDDAIAPSYLQRCLDVLDQYTEVVLCYPQTQLMNEHGGVINVYPDGLHLNNANPVERLARYLFRQAKKCNPLLGLIRRKALARTSLIGSYNASDQVLLAHLALLGEFHEIPEPLMFRRDHPGASLRANRTAGAVAAWFNPKQKGRFLVPTLRHGWEYLRCIRQADLPLTQQIQCARLVSKRLWWDRHQVVTEFKTTLGGVR
- a CDS encoding DUF1349 domain-containing protein; this encodes MKKRHVTQLGQRFAVTLSAFWRRPVFLLILFLVLVQSAPAWSLVSDDFNASSLNGNLWQLVDPIGDATVSLSGAGTTDARLQFSVPAGLSHDAWTANSAPHLLQTVANTDFVIEVKFDSPVAKKYQGQGVLVKQDTNSWLRFDFYSNGSGTRIFAAAKTISGMSVKVDKAITSGAPLYMRVARNLNTWTQSYSYDGINWTTAITFSHTLTVAAVGPFVGNFATSGDAPAHTALVDYVFNVASPIVPEDGGAEPTLYFLDVMVIGGGQVSLDPPDGNYASGTQVELMASADAGWYFSGWSGDLTGLVNPASLVMDNNLFVQANFLADTSPPIIGPVSVVAGSNNAVLSWETSEPTTCRIDYGHTADYGLTQDLAQSDTTHQLTLSGLSSSSTYHYKVTAVDGAGLSANSGDQVFTTSEIVEDPLGLVSDDFSQPLLNALWRLYDPLGDATVALVGSGSADARLSFSVPAGPSHDPWVVDTAPRLLQDVNNTDFIVELKFDSPVTSKYQGQGLMVQQDDNTWLRFDFFSDGSKTLIFAASKTNGKMSTKINKGITLTDAPMYLRVTRSGDLWTEDYSQDGINWVTAGSFSHSLTVTSMGPFAGNFATSGDAPAHTALVDYVFSAASPIVPEDGDAEPTLYPLDIKVVGGGQVSLNPPDGSYVSGTQVELTASADSGWYFYGWGGALTGNANPTTLVMDGAKAVDAIFQAQTQPPQISAIEVNPGETEATISWVTDSPASSTLEYGETSELGASVSDLSLVTNHSLHLTGLTSGMQYFYRVISANMAGETQSSVQTFTTLLPGADPSGIISDDFNQPNLNPSLWILVDPLQDATVAIEGSGSGSAQLLFSIPAGASHDPWTVNTAPRLLQTANDTDFELEAKFESQPQLRYQGQGLFIEQDTDNWLRFDIYHDGTATRIFAASCSAGTMSTRINKVIAAGSPLYLRVTRAGSQWTESYSYDGITWLTAGSFSHVLTVQAVGPFVNNYSTTNSAPAYTAIIDYFFNRAAPVVPEDGDTIVDSLPPLIQQLGYTVSPNGFEVSWFTDEPATGQVEYGLTSSLEMDSLGHFDLTTAHSVQVSGLQAETNYYFRASSSDGSGNQSSSAIQSLQTPASSGWAPVIDVWYGDEQTFGQVGTPQPMVNILGSVTGTTDIVSLTYSLNGGAELPLTVGPDGLRLVGEGDFNIELAISSLQLGANTVQIRAVDSAGYQSQRQVQVNLVGANEWPLPYAIDWTQVSDIENVAQVVDGRWMVQADGVRTTQVGYDRLIAIGDLAWQNYEVTVPITVHSTQYVGSNPPAVGLIVRWIGHTPDGKQPAERWWPLGVFGMYRWYLTNPGLRLYDFSYQIVDPTGLQLPLGVPHVFKLRARTLPGPVTEYKFKVWPASQSEPEDWTLVYQEGSGDTQAGSFLLVAHFVDVTFGNVTVVPVFD